In one Gossypium hirsutum isolate 1008001.06 chromosome D09, Gossypium_hirsutum_v2.1, whole genome shotgun sequence genomic region, the following are encoded:
- the LOC107891803 gene encoding cysteine-rich repeat secretory protein 38: protein MGSSSTTFLLFLLSLATLTLSQLNDVYFQHDCSDTSGNYTANSPYETNLNTIISRFATLTDFNYGFFNLSAGQSPDKVYSIALCRGDTNQDACNTCLNYTATELKQFCSRNKAATAWSQFCLVRYANRDLYGQLENDPRTCAFNPMNASNPDQFNQTLNELLNELSAEAAAGGPLRKYAAGNATVGSSQTVYATMQCTPDMDEQNCSTCLNFAINEYQSCCSTRLGCRVLRPNCVLRFETNQFYNQTAVPLPSPPPSPTTSPSPTASFSPTSPPTSMASLEFPAFGFVFALFLTLSSMLLLN from the coding sequence ATGGGGTCTTCCTCAACAacatttcttctctttcttctttccCTTGCTACTCTTACCCTTTCACAGCTGAATGATGTTTATTTTCAGCACGACTGTAGCGATACCAGTGGCAATTACACCGCAAATAGCCCTTACGAAACCAACCTCAATACCATCATCTCTCGATTCGCCACTCTTACAGATTTCAATTACGGCTTCTTCAATCTGTCTGCCGGTCAAAGCCCCGACAAAGTTTACTCAATTGCACTTTGCAGGGGTGACACGAACCAAGACgcttgcaacacttgcctcaacTACACCGCAACCGAGCTCAAGCAATTTTGTTCCCGGAACAAGGCTGCCACCGCTTGGTCTCAATTTTGTTTGGTGCGATACGCCAACCGAGACCTTTACGGGCAGCTGGAGAACGATCCTCGGACTTGTGCATTCAACCCCATGAATGCATCCAACCCTGATCAGTTCAATCAAACATTAAATGAACTATTGAATGAGCTGAGCGCCGAAGCCGCAGCTGGTGGCCCTCTCCGCAAGTATGCAGCTGGCAATGCAACGGTTGGTAGCTCGCAAACGGTGTATGCTACGATGCAGTGTACACCAGATATGGACGAGCAAAATTGTTCCACTTGTCTAAATTTCGCCATTAACGAGTATCAAAGTTGCTGTTCTACAAGGCTTGGATGCAGGGTTCTTAGACCAAACTGTGTGTTGAGGTTTGAGACTAACCAATTTTATAATCAGACTGCTGTTCCTCTACCGTCGCCTCCACCATCTCCGACGACATCCCCATCCCCAACAGCTTCGTTTTCTCCGACTTCACCTCCGACCTCAATGGCTTCCCTAGAATTTCCTGCATTTGGCTTTGTGTTTGCTCTTTTTCTCACTTTAAGCAGCATGCTCCTgctcaattga